A window of Rufibacter sp. LB8 contains these coding sequences:
- a CDS encoding redoxin family protein, whose protein sequence is MKRYFTLAFSLLLTASVFAQGGYRIGSKITDFTLKDPSGQSVPLSSFSDAKAVVVVFTSVKCPYSKLYDARLQAISQNYGARGVRFVYVNAAIGLEEGTAPKAQPDQTSTQTFPYLVDEGQNLSKQFGATKAPEVFVLQNSADGFYLRYKGAIDDNPQMESYVKENYLRTALDNVLANKTVTAAEKRATGCLIKRF, encoded by the coding sequence ATGAAACGATATTTTACCCTCGCATTTTCTTTGTTACTGACCGCCTCGGTGTTTGCCCAGGGCGGTTACCGCATTGGTTCTAAAATCACCGATTTCACCTTGAAAGACCCCAGCGGACAGTCGGTGCCGTTGTCTAGTTTCAGTGATGCCAAGGCCGTGGTAGTGGTGTTCACCAGCGTGAAATGCCCATATTCCAAACTGTATGATGCCCGGTTGCAGGCCATTTCGCAGAATTACGGTGCGCGCGGCGTGCGGTTTGTGTACGTGAACGCCGCCATCGGGCTGGAGGAAGGCACCGCGCCCAAAGCCCAACCCGACCAAACCAGCACCCAAACGTTCCCTTACTTAGTAGACGAAGGCCAGAACCTAAGCAAGCAGTTTGGCGCCACCAAAGCGCCAGAAGTATTCGTGCTCCAGAATTCTGCCGACGGTTTTTACCTCCGCTACAAAGGCGCCATTGATGATAATCCGCAGATGGAATCTTACGTGAAGGAAAACTACCTGCGCACTGCCTTAGATAATGTACTTGCCAACAAAACCGTGACCGCCGCCGAAAAACGCGCCACGGGCTGCTTAATCAAGCGTTTTTAA
- a CDS encoding WD40 repeat domain-containing protein, with translation MASPFQVQKINTFTGHHDCVYTVERGPESHTFFSSGADGLVVKWDLTQPDKGELVAKVSSSVYALRYVEAKNCLLIGHNHNSLEVLDLSAKAILKTIPLPPAAIFDIQQDADTDQAFIAMGNGLLLRLDLQKLEITQTVNLSEKSVRCLALHPEKEDIAVGLSDHRILVLDKQTLAVKKELTGHTNSVFTLGYTPDGAFLLSGGRDAHLKTWEVKNQYQEHTSIIAHLFTINHLVFSPNGRLFATCSMDKSIKVWDTQTFKLLKVIDKARHAGHGTSVNKMFWSSHWNQLVSCSDDRSIAVWALTLK, from the coding sequence ATGGCCAGTCCGTTTCAGGTTCAGAAAATCAACACCTTCACCGGTCACCACGACTGCGTGTATACCGTGGAGCGCGGGCCGGAAAGCCATACGTTTTTCTCGTCGGGCGCCGATGGCTTGGTGGTGAAGTGGGACCTGACCCAACCCGACAAAGGCGAACTGGTGGCCAAGGTAAGTTCCAGCGTGTACGCCTTGCGTTATGTTGAGGCAAAGAATTGTCTTTTGATCGGGCACAACCATAATAGCCTGGAAGTGCTGGACCTTTCGGCGAAAGCCATTCTCAAAACCATTCCCCTTCCGCCCGCGGCTATTTTTGACATTCAGCAGGATGCGGATACGGACCAGGCTTTTATAGCTATGGGCAATGGCCTGCTGTTGCGCCTGGATTTGCAAAAACTGGAAATCACCCAGACCGTGAACTTGTCAGAGAAAAGCGTTCGGTGCTTGGCCTTGCATCCAGAGAAAGAAGATATAGCAGTGGGCCTGAGCGACCACCGCATTCTGGTGCTAGACAAACAAACCTTGGCGGTGAAAAAGGAACTCACCGGCCATACCAATTCAGTGTTCACGCTGGGCTACACACCAGACGGGGCGTTTCTGCTCAGCGGTGGCCGAGACGCGCATCTAAAGACGTGGGAAGTAAAGAATCAGTACCAGGAACATACCAGCATCATTGCCCACTTGTTCACTATTAATCATTTGGTTTTCAGTCCGAACGGAAGGTTGTTTGCCACCTGCAGCATGGACAAATCCATTAAGGTTTGGGACACGCAGACGTTTAAATTATTAAAAGTGATTGATAAAGCCCGCCACGCGGGACACGGCACCTCGGTCAATAAAATGTTTTGGTCTAGTCACTGGAATCAGTTAGTTTCGTGTAGTGATGACCGCAGCATTGCCGTTTGGGCATTAACCTTGAAGTAA
- a CDS encoding 4'-phosphopantetheinyl transferase superfamily protein, translating into MPLLSTQTLSAETLLGLWHIKESVAELEEALLYLRPNHALPDFKAESRRREWLAVRVLAYSLLDQLSADKTIITREETGQPVCVAGGFQVSLTHSGPWVAALVSGTYQVGIDIETRGTKVPRLVAKFLSEEELTASQTDPVKMHLYWSAKETLYKAYSRKKLLFKENLLLENVNVQPTGQFKGTVQTHNFRHTYDVHYIVDPEYVLTYVLAPLEAEL; encoded by the coding sequence ATGCCGCTCCTTTCAACGCAAACTCTTTCCGCAGAAACGCTTTTAGGCCTTTGGCACATCAAAGAATCTGTGGCAGAATTGGAAGAAGCATTATTATACCTGAGACCCAACCATGCCTTGCCAGACTTCAAAGCCGAAAGCCGCCGCCGCGAATGGCTAGCCGTTCGGGTGCTGGCGTATAGTTTGTTGGACCAATTATCAGCAGATAAAACCATCATAACCCGTGAGGAAACCGGGCAGCCGGTGTGCGTTGCCGGTGGTTTTCAGGTGTCCTTGACACATTCCGGGCCTTGGGTGGCGGCCCTGGTTTCGGGCACCTACCAAGTTGGCATAGATATTGAAACACGGGGAACCAAGGTGCCGCGGCTGGTAGCAAAATTCCTAAGCGAGGAAGAACTGACCGCCTCCCAAACTGACCCTGTGAAAATGCACCTGTATTGGAGCGCGAAAGAGACCTTGTACAAAGCCTACAGCCGAAAAAAGCTGCTGTTCAAGGAAAATCTGCTGCTGGAAAATGTGAACGTGCAGCCCACCGGCCAGTTCAAGGGCACGGTGCAGACTCACAACTTCCGGCATACCTATGACGTTCACTATATTGTAGACCCTGAATATGTGCTGACCTACGTGTTGGCTCCGCTTGAAGCAGAACTTTGA
- the folB gene encoding dihydroneopterin aldolase, protein MGQIALEGMEFFAFHGYYDEEQKIGNKYGVDLYLLTDLHAAASSDNLDQTVNYERLYKLVLKEMGQPARLLEHLGHRIIEGIYQEFPFVEQITVSVSKFNPPLGGICHKAKVTLEKRKN, encoded by the coding sequence ATGGGGCAGATTGCACTGGAAGGCATGGAGTTCTTCGCCTTTCATGGGTATTATGACGAGGAGCAGAAGATAGGCAATAAATACGGCGTGGACCTGTACCTCCTCACCGATCTGCACGCCGCCGCCTCCTCAGATAACCTGGACCAGACGGTGAACTACGAGCGCTTGTATAAGCTAGTCCTCAAAGAGATGGGGCAACCGGCCCGTTTATTAGAGCATCTGGGCCACCGCATCATTGAAGGCATCTACCAGGAATTCCCCTTCGTGGAGCAGATTACCGTGAGCGTCTCCAAATTCAACCCACCGCTAGGCGGCATCTGCCACAAAGCCAAAGTCACGCTGGAGAAGCGAAAGAATTAA
- a CDS encoding DivIVA domain-containing protein produces the protein MKITPLEIRQKTFEKAFRGLDKDEVQAFLLTLSQQWEKLQDENKDLKTKLDVAGREVQKLREVESSLYKTLKTAEDTSTSMVEQASKAADLQIREAQLKSDQLLEAARQKARSVLDNAYQQADKTIAEMQGEVKNLEQDYLRLEDYLENLVRDLQNMASDALDKVEKTKAKPKAAIGSILQRAAQAKAMQRPDDEKDTPMNTFAPVAPAIKSMNTASALVDQPQSYGFGEGGSREAIPATPGTIPSVPTPNPAPDVHPRTPEIVPPRIPTPSIDPPKREEPKPDIPPMPTPAPVEEPAPERESPVPTTPEVQPPMTTQAKPAVAATTGGSFFDEI, from the coding sequence ATGAAGATTACACCATTAGAGATTAGACAGAAAACGTTTGAGAAAGCGTTCCGGGGGTTGGACAAAGATGAGGTGCAAGCCTTTTTACTCACGCTTTCGCAGCAATGGGAAAAACTGCAGGACGAAAACAAAGACCTGAAAACCAAACTAGACGTAGCGGGCCGCGAAGTGCAGAAACTTCGCGAGGTGGAGTCATCGCTTTACAAAACGCTCAAAACCGCCGAGGACACCAGCACCAGCATGGTGGAACAGGCTTCCAAAGCCGCCGACCTGCAAATCAGAGAAGCCCAATTGAAATCTGACCAACTGCTGGAAGCCGCCCGCCAGAAAGCCCGCAGCGTACTGGACAACGCCTACCAGCAAGCCGACAAAACCATTGCCGAGATGCAGGGCGAAGTCAAAAACCTGGAGCAGGACTACCTGCGTCTGGAAGACTACCTGGAGAACCTGGTGCGCGACCTGCAGAACATGGCCTCAGACGCGTTAGACAAAGTAGAGAAGACCAAAGCAAAACCCAAAGCCGCCATTGGCAGTATCTTACAACGGGCCGCGCAAGCCAAAGCCATGCAGCGCCCCGATGACGAAAAAGATACTCCTATGAACACATTTGCACCTGTAGCCCCGGCTATCAAATCTATGAATACGGCGTCTGCCCTGGTAGACCAACCACAGAGCTACGGCTTTGGCGAAGGCGGAAGCCGCGAAGCTATTCCTGCCACGCCGGGTACTATTCCGTCTGTGCCCACGCCTAACCCCGCGCCAGACGTACACCCGCGCACGCCGGAGATTGTGCCGCCACGCATCCCAACGCCGTCTATTGACCCGCCTAAGCGCGAAGAGCCCAAGCCAGATATTCCGCCAATGCCTACACCGGCACCGGTAGAGGAACCAGCCCCGGAGCGTGAATCGCCGGTGCCCACCACGCCAGAAGTGCAGCCGCCCATGACCACGCAGGCCAAACCGGCTGTGGCCGCCACCACCGGCGGTTCTTTCTTTGACGAAATCTAG